One genomic region from Jiangella sp. DSM 45060 encodes:
- a CDS encoding ankyrin repeat domain-containing protein — protein MPELPARPDLGHLKKQAKELLRGYHDGDPAAAARFRATLPHATGPHTTAPRLRDAQSCVAREYGFASWAALRRHVEEVRGVTAEHWLRLVYAGDTIGGTHAARPVEAARLLRAVREGAGTAAAAGGIATATGDIAAVEAAIAADPGWVHRSGGTLRLPPLLAVAHSSLVRLPEFAGGLRACSRALLAAGADPNQAVVPAGGQHPVTALYGAAGVTHDHELTTLLLDAGADPDDGESLYHSLGDRECARLLLAAGATVTGTNAMYAAADHDDAGVLRLLLEHGGDADEPSPSWGTPLLFALRRRCSTHYVRLLLDAGADPRAVTPDGVGAHRLALRFGLTEAAALLPADDADGTPLDDLITACASGDGAAARNLLAAHPGLVDTLDDGRRRLLPDLAGEGAADAVRLLVEAGWPIDHPGGDWNATALNHAVFRGDAALARFLLEHGADPAVVHGFGDTVVGTLAWASRNNEEPGIAGDWAGCAQALLDHGVELPELS, from the coding sequence ATGCCCGAGCTACCCGCCCGACCCGACCTCGGCCACCTGAAGAAGCAGGCCAAAGAGCTGCTGCGCGGCTACCACGACGGTGATCCGGCGGCCGCCGCCCGGTTCCGCGCCACCCTGCCGCACGCCACGGGGCCGCACACCACCGCGCCACGGCTGCGCGACGCGCAGTCCTGCGTCGCCCGCGAGTACGGCTTCGCGTCCTGGGCCGCCCTGCGGCGCCACGTCGAGGAGGTCCGTGGGGTGACGGCCGAGCACTGGCTGCGGCTGGTGTACGCGGGCGACACCATCGGCGGCACGCACGCCGCCCGGCCGGTCGAGGCAGCCCGCCTGCTACGCGCCGTCCGCGAGGGTGCCGGCACCGCGGCCGCTGCCGGCGGCATCGCCACCGCGACCGGCGACATCGCGGCCGTCGAGGCGGCGATCGCCGCGGATCCGGGCTGGGTGCACCGGTCCGGCGGAACGCTGCGCCTGCCGCCGCTGCTCGCCGTCGCGCACTCGTCGCTGGTGCGGCTGCCGGAATTCGCCGGCGGCCTCCGCGCCTGTTCCCGCGCGCTGCTGGCCGCGGGCGCCGACCCGAACCAGGCGGTCGTCCCCGCGGGCGGGCAGCACCCGGTGACGGCGCTGTACGGCGCGGCGGGCGTCACCCACGACCACGAGCTGACCACGCTGCTGCTCGACGCCGGCGCCGACCCGGACGACGGCGAGTCGCTGTACCACTCACTCGGCGACCGCGAGTGCGCCCGGCTGCTGCTGGCCGCCGGCGCGACCGTCACCGGCACGAACGCCATGTACGCCGCCGCCGACCACGACGACGCCGGGGTGCTGCGGCTGCTGCTCGAGCACGGCGGCGACGCTGACGAGCCGTCGCCGTCGTGGGGGACGCCGCTGCTGTTCGCGCTGCGGCGGCGCTGCTCGACGCATTACGTGCGGCTGCTGCTCGACGCCGGGGCCGACCCGCGCGCCGTCACGCCGGACGGGGTCGGCGCGCACCGGCTGGCGCTGCGGTTCGGGCTGACGGAGGCGGCGGCGCTGCTGCCGGCCGACGACGCCGACGGCACGCCCCTCGACGACCTGATCACCGCCTGCGCCAGCGGGGACGGCGCCGCTGCCCGGAACCTGCTCGCCGCGCATCCCGGACTCGTCGACACCCTCGACGACGGCCGGCGGCGGCTGCTGCCCGACCTCGCCGGCGAGGGCGCCGCCGACGCCGTCCGGCTCCTCGTGGAGGCCGGCTGGCCGATCGACCACCCCGGCGGCGACTGGAACGCCACCGCCCTGAACCACGCGGTCTTCCGCGGCGACGCGGCGCTGGCGCGCTTCCTGCTCGAACACGGCGCCGACCCCGCCGTCGTGCACGGCTTCGGCGACACCGTCGTCGGCACCCTCGCCTGGGCGTCGCGGAACAACGAGGAACCGGGCATCGCCGGCGACTGGGCCGGCTGCGCCCAGGCGCTGCTCGACCACGGCGTCGAGCTGCCGGAGCTCAGCTGA
- a CDS encoding NAD(P)/FAD-dependent oxidoreductase, with amino-acid sequence MTNENRYDVVVVGGGPAGLSGALTLARARRSVLVVDAGEPRNAPAGGVHNYLGREGAAPGELYRIGRSEIAGYGGKFVDGAAAEVTGTAGDFTVRLDSGATVRARRILLATGGVDELPDVPGVRERWGRDVLHCPYCHGWEVRDRAIGVLATSAASVHHAQLFRQWSADVTLFTHTAPALDDAQLADLAGRGVRVVEGTVAALRIESDELTGVELDSGLVVPADAVVVAPKPVARVGMVAGLGLTAVEQERGGIIAGTSLTVDPMGGTSVPGVWAAGNVADVFATVIKSASAGVDAAAMINMDLVNAGIYSPAAVAAAAS; translated from the coding sequence ATGACTAATGAGAACCGTTACGACGTAGTGGTGGTCGGCGGCGGGCCGGCCGGGCTGAGCGGCGCGTTGACGCTCGCGCGTGCGCGGCGGTCGGTGCTGGTCGTCGACGCCGGTGAGCCGCGCAACGCGCCGGCCGGCGGCGTCCACAACTACCTGGGCCGCGAGGGCGCCGCGCCGGGCGAGCTGTACCGCATCGGCCGGTCCGAGATCGCCGGCTACGGCGGCAAGTTCGTCGATGGCGCGGCGGCCGAGGTGACCGGCACGGCCGGCGACTTCACCGTCCGCCTCGACAGCGGCGCGACGGTGCGGGCGCGGCGGATCCTGCTGGCCACCGGCGGCGTCGACGAACTGCCGGACGTGCCCGGCGTGCGCGAGCGGTGGGGGCGCGACGTGCTGCACTGCCCGTACTGCCACGGCTGGGAGGTGCGCGACCGCGCGATCGGCGTCCTGGCGACGTCGGCGGCGTCGGTGCACCACGCGCAGCTGTTCCGGCAGTGGTCCGCCGACGTCACCCTGTTCACGCACACCGCGCCGGCCCTGGACGACGCGCAGCTGGCCGACCTCGCCGGGCGCGGCGTGCGGGTGGTCGAGGGGACGGTCGCGGCGCTGCGGATCGAGTCCGACGAGCTGACCGGCGTCGAGCTCGACAGCGGCCTGGTCGTCCCCGCCGACGCCGTCGTCGTCGCGCCGAAGCCGGTCGCGCGGGTCGGGATGGTCGCGGGCCTCGGCCTGACCGCCGTCGAGCAGGAGCGCGGCGGCATCATCGCGGGCACCTCCCTCACCGTCGACCCGATGGGCGGCACCTCGGTGCCCGGTGTCTGGGCGGCCGGCAATGTTGCCGATGTGTTCGCCACAGTGATCAAGTCCGCATCGGCCGGTGTCGACGCGGCCGCCATGATCAACATGGATCTCGTCAATGCTGGGATCTACTCGCCGGCCGCCGTGGCCGCCGCAGCGAGCTGA
- a CDS encoding iron-siderophore ABC transporter substrate-binding protein encodes MTSRRLPTFLLALLLGAALVGCGSDDDRSGGDDGRSGDETNAAGRGEFPVTIEHALGSATLEEAPERVVTWGPSNQDAVLALGVVPVAMPFFDYGGDDEGVLPWVRENLGDAELPELLPNASGEEIPYEAIAEQQPDVIVAVYSGLTQEEYDTLSAIAPTVAYPDAPWSTSWQDQTTIIGAALGRSAQADELVAETEEYLATRTDEFPELAGTTFAYGAEDGAQLALYTSDDVRVRLLTDLGMTLTPYVDEHAEGDGVYYYVSPELAGDIEADVFIGWFNDQSAADAFAANPAYAQLPAVAAGAFAPIAGEDYVTASSAPTVLSIPWMLDDYLPQLAAAATAAGE; translated from the coding sequence GTGACTTCTCGACGCCTTCCGACGTTCCTGCTCGCTCTGCTGCTCGGCGCCGCCCTCGTCGGCTGCGGCTCCGACGACGACCGCTCGGGCGGCGACGACGGCCGGAGCGGCGACGAGACCAACGCCGCCGGCAGGGGCGAGTTCCCCGTCACCATCGAGCACGCGCTCGGCTCCGCCACGCTCGAGGAGGCGCCGGAGCGGGTGGTGACGTGGGGGCCGTCGAACCAGGACGCGGTGCTGGCACTCGGGGTGGTCCCGGTGGCGATGCCGTTCTTCGACTACGGCGGCGACGACGAGGGCGTGCTGCCCTGGGTGCGCGAGAACCTCGGCGATGCCGAGCTGCCGGAGCTGCTGCCGAACGCCTCCGGCGAGGAGATCCCGTACGAGGCGATCGCCGAGCAGCAGCCCGACGTCATCGTCGCCGTGTACTCGGGGCTCACGCAGGAGGAGTACGACACCCTCAGCGCCATCGCACCCACGGTCGCCTACCCGGACGCGCCGTGGAGCACGTCCTGGCAGGACCAGACGACGATCATCGGCGCGGCGCTGGGACGGTCCGCGCAGGCCGACGAACTGGTCGCCGAGACCGAGGAGTACCTCGCCACCCGCACCGACGAGTTCCCGGAGCTGGCCGGCACCACCTTCGCCTACGGCGCCGAGGACGGCGCGCAGCTCGCCCTCTACACGTCCGACGACGTGCGGGTGCGGCTGCTCACCGACCTCGGCATGACCCTCACCCCGTACGTCGACGAGCACGCGGAGGGTGACGGCGTGTACTACTACGTGTCGCCGGAGCTGGCGGGCGACATCGAGGCCGACGTGTTCATCGGCTGGTTCAACGACCAGTCGGCGGCCGACGCGTTCGCGGCGAACCCGGCGTACGCGCAGCTCCCGGCCGTCGCGGCGGGCGCGTTCGCCCCGATCGCCGGCGAGGACTACGTGACCGCCAGCTCCGCGCCGACGGTGCTGTCGATCCCGTGGATGCTCGACGACTACCTGCCTCAGCTCGCTGCGGCGGCCACGGCGGCCGGCGAGTAG
- a CDS encoding phosphotransferase, whose product MTDVTGLALVGAGRTADVYAIDGGRVLRRYRDGASAASEAAVMTHVRAHGFPAPAVHEATGPDLVLDHLAGPTLLQALLDGDRTAADAATILAGLHHRLHALPPSGHARPAGPAAGTVVHLDLHPGNVVLTPEGPVLIDWRNATDGPADLDVVYSALILAQVSVGTDAALAPVAAALIGPFLAAAGGGPLDHLAAATARRGADPQLTTTERERLATAASLVAEEARRTS is encoded by the coding sequence ATGACGGACGTGACGGGCCTGGCGCTGGTGGGCGCCGGCCGCACCGCCGACGTCTACGCGATCGACGGCGGCCGGGTGCTGCGCCGTTACCGCGACGGCGCGTCCGCGGCGTCCGAGGCGGCCGTCATGACGCACGTCCGCGCCCACGGCTTCCCCGCGCCGGCCGTCCACGAGGCCACTGGTCCGGACCTCGTCCTCGATCATCTCGCCGGCCCGACGCTGCTCCAGGCCCTTCTCGACGGCGACCGCACGGCCGCCGACGCCGCCACGATCCTGGCCGGGCTGCACCACCGCCTGCACGCCCTCCCGCCGTCCGGTCACGCACGCCCCGCCGGCCCGGCCGCCGGCACCGTCGTCCACCTCGACCTGCACCCCGGCAACGTGGTCCTGACGCCGGAAGGGCCGGTGCTGATCGACTGGCGCAACGCCACCGACGGCCCCGCCGACCTCGACGTCGTGTACTCGGCGCTGATCCTGGCCCAGGTCAGCGTGGGTACGGACGCCGCCCTCGCGCCCGTCGCGGCGGCACTGATCGGACCGTTCCTGGCCGCCGCCGGCGGCGGGCCGCTCGATCACCTCGCGGCGGCGACGGCCCGCCGCGGCGCCGATCCGCAACTGACGACGACCGAACGCGAGCGGCTCGCGACGGCCGCCTCGCTCGTCGCCGAGGAGGCCCGGCGCACCTCCTGA
- a CDS encoding TIGR03667 family PPOX class F420-dependent oxidoreductase has protein sequence MTDARPFPAIDTAFGRRVHDRLRDDRVIWLTVVAPSGTPQPNPVWFARVGDDVVIYNDRHARRLDWLDERPQVALHLNSDASGDDVIVLTGRAEFRDDVPPAHESPEYAAKYGPDMARVSGSAEAFSHQYSAAAVVRIDHVRGY, from the coding sequence ATGACCGACGCCCGCCCGTTCCCCGCGATCGACACCGCGTTCGGCCGGCGCGTGCACGACCGCCTGCGCGACGACCGCGTCATCTGGCTCACGGTGGTCGCGCCCAGCGGAACCCCGCAGCCGAACCCGGTGTGGTTCGCCCGCGTCGGCGACGACGTCGTCATCTACAACGACCGGCACGCCAGGCGGCTCGACTGGCTGGACGAGCGGCCGCAAGTCGCGCTGCACCTGAACAGCGACGCCAGTGGCGACGACGTCATCGTGCTCACCGGGCGGGCGGAGTTCCGCGACGACGTCCCGCCGGCGCACGAGTCGCCCGAGTACGCCGCCAAGTACGGGCCCGACATGGCCCGCGTCAGCGGCAGCGCCGAGGCCTTCTCGCACCAGTACTCGGCCGCGGCCGTCGTCCGCATCGACCACGTCCGCGGCTACTGA
- a CDS encoding YdeI/OmpD-associated family protein — MATAEFEALLIDDDGPGCGFALPFDPKAAYGKARAPVLVSVNGTPPFRTTVAVYGGAGWIGLRKAQRADLGVDVGDTVHVAIEPDDQPRVVDVPRELSAALAADPAALRAYESMSFSHRKRYADWIAEGRKQQTRDERAAKAVRMITDGDRTP; from the coding sequence ATGGCGACGGCGGAGTTCGAGGCGCTCCTCATCGACGACGACGGCCCGGGCTGCGGCTTCGCGCTGCCGTTCGACCCGAAGGCGGCGTACGGCAAGGCGCGGGCGCCGGTCCTGGTGTCCGTCAACGGCACGCCGCCCTTCCGCACGACGGTCGCCGTGTACGGGGGCGCCGGCTGGATCGGCCTGCGCAAGGCCCAACGCGCCGACCTCGGCGTCGACGTGGGCGACACCGTGCACGTGGCGATCGAGCCGGACGACCAGCCGCGCGTCGTCGACGTGCCGCGGGAGCTGAGCGCGGCGCTCGCCGCCGACCCCGCGGCGCTGCGTGCCTACGAGTCGATGTCGTTCTCGCACCGCAAGCGCTACGCCGACTGGATCGCCGAGGGCCGCAAGCAGCAGACCCGCGACGAACGTGCGGCCAAGGCGGTCCGCATGATCACCGACGGCGACCGCACGCCTTGA
- a CDS encoding class I SAM-dependent methyltransferase: protein MIEPDFVTATRAAYDTVAASYAETLRGHLATEPFDRAMLDAFASLVGAGAGAEPVVAAGPVVEVGCGPGRITGYLRDRGLDIAGIDLSPAMIDVARAAHPGIAFTVGSMIALDLPDGGLAGLVAWYSIIHTPPELLPGVFAEFRRVLRPGGHLLLAFQVGDERVRVDHAYGHPVDVDAYRLPPDHIAALLTAASFTVDARLVRAPRQDEKRPQAYLIAGAAADSGKEAP from the coding sequence ATGATCGAACCCGACTTCGTCACCGCCACGCGCGCCGCCTACGACACCGTCGCCGCGTCGTATGCCGAGACGCTGCGCGGCCATCTCGCCACCGAGCCGTTCGACCGCGCGATGCTCGACGCGTTCGCGTCGCTGGTGGGTGCCGGGGCCGGCGCTGAGCCGGTCGTGGCGGCCGGGCCGGTCGTGGAGGTGGGGTGTGGGCCGGGGCGCATCACGGGCTACCTGCGCGACCGCGGTCTCGACATCGCCGGCATCGATCTCTCCCCCGCCATGATCGACGTCGCCCGGGCGGCCCACCCCGGCATCGCGTTCACCGTCGGCTCCATGATCGCCCTCGACCTCCCCGACGGCGGCCTCGCCGGCCTGGTCGCGTGGTACTCCATCATCCACACGCCGCCCGAGCTGCTTCCCGGCGTCTTCGCCGAGTTCCGCCGCGTCCTCCGCCCCGGCGGGCACCTGCTGCTCGCCTTCCAGGTGGGCGACGAACGCGTCCGGGTCGACCACGCCTACGGCCACCCCGTCGACGTCGATGCCTATCGGCTCCCGCCCGACCACATCGCCGCCCTCCTCACCGCCGCCTCCTTCACCGTCGACGCGCGCCTGGTCCGGGCACCGCGGCAGGACGAGAAGCGGCCGCAGGCCTACCTCATCGCCGGCGCCGCCGCCGATTCCGGGAAGGAGGCGCCCTGA
- a CDS encoding Clp protease N-terminal domain-containing protein, with protein sequence MFERFTLGARHAVIGAQEEARELRHGWIGTEHVLLALLATPDAPGVATLTRLGVTAERGRAAVVAVGGGGAPLGDEDTEALKTFGIDLDEVRRRAEEAFGEGALDEPLESGRGKRFGVFRRGKQADGRLGHIPFAPRAKKALELSLREAIARKDGSIGTQHILLGLLRSDDQQTLAVFERLGLRPRAVREQVLADLRAAA encoded by the coding sequence ATGTTCGAGCGGTTCACCCTGGGGGCCCGGCACGCCGTGATCGGGGCGCAGGAGGAGGCCCGCGAGCTGCGGCACGGCTGGATCGGCACCGAGCACGTCCTGCTGGCGCTGCTGGCCACGCCCGACGCGCCGGGGGTGGCGACGTTGACGCGGCTGGGGGTGACGGCGGAGCGCGGCCGCGCCGCGGTGGTGGCGGTCGGCGGCGGGGGAGCGCCGCTGGGCGACGAGGACACCGAGGCGCTGAAGACGTTCGGCATCGACCTCGACGAGGTGCGCCGGCGGGCCGAGGAGGCGTTCGGCGAGGGCGCCCTGGACGAGCCGCTGGAGTCCGGCCGCGGCAAGCGGTTCGGCGTCTTCCGCCGCGGCAAGCAGGCCGACGGCCGCCTGGGCCACATCCCGTTCGCGCCGCGGGCGAAGAAGGCGCTGGAGCTGTCGCTGCGCGAGGCCATCGCCCGCAAGGACGGCTCCATCGGGACGCAGCACATCCTGCTCGGCCTGCTGCGCAGCGACGACCAGCAGACGCTGGCGGTGTTCGAGCGGCTCGGCCTCCGGCCGCGCGCCGTCCGCGAGCAGGTCCTCGCCGACCTGCGCGCGGCCGCCTAG
- a CDS encoding IS5 family transposase (programmed frameshift): protein MLGVVERRVLSDEAWSWLEPRLPDRTPRRGGRWRDHRQVIEAIAWKFRTGAAWREIPQGRFGPWQTAYERLNRWSSDGTWARLLAAAQADADARGELDWLVAVDSSLVRVHQHGASARRVGGNAATPCPGPHRRRTRGAGPNDRCSRGDHPVAAVVAEPADHAIGRSRGGLTTKIHALVDGRGRPLVLHLTAGNVNDTTQFPQLMAGLRVARPAGGRPRTRPDYVLADKGYSSRANRELLRRRNIAHTIPEPADQQANRRRRGSAGGRPVGFDKTLYRRRNVVERGFCQLKHWRGLASRYDKHARNYLGALHLAALLTWLP from the exons ATGCTGGGTGTGGTTGAGCGGCGGGTGTTGTCGGATGAGGCGTGGTCGTGGTTGGAGCCGCGGCTGCCGGACCGGACGCCTCGGCGGGGTGGGCGGTGGCGTGATCACCGGCAGGTGATCGAGGCGATCGCGTGGAAGTTCCGGACCGGGGCAGCGTGGCGGGAGATCCCGCAGGGGCGGTTCGGGCCGTGGCAGACCGCGTATGAGCGGCTCAATCGGTGGAGTTCGGATGGCACGTGGGCGCGGTTGCTGGCCGCGGCGCAGGCCGATGCTGATGCTCGGGGCGAGTTGGATTGGCTGGTCGCGGTGGACTCCTCGCTGGTGCGGGTGCACCAGCACGGGGCGTCGGCTCGGCGTGTGGGTGGCAACGCCGCGAC ACCGTGTCCGGGCCCGCACCGGCGCCGGACGCGGGGGGCAGGACCGAATGACAGGTGTTCGCGTGGCGATCACCCCGTCGCCGCGGTGGTGGCCGAGCCGGCCGATCATGCGATCGGCCGGTCCCGGGGCGGGCTGACCACCAAGATCCATGCACTCGTCGACGGGCGGGGCCGGCCGCTGGTGCTGCACCTGACGGCGGGCAACGTCAACGACACCACCCAGTTCCCGCAGCTCATGGCCGGATTACGGGTGGCCAGGCCCGCAGGCGGGCGGCCACGCACCCGGCCGGACTACGTGCTGGCCGACAAGGGCTACAGCTCGCGCGCGAACCGGGAACTGCTCCGTCGCCGCAACATCGCCCACACCATTCCAGAACCGGCCGATCAGCAGGCCAACCGACGCCGCCGCGGCTCAGCCGGCGGGCGCCCGGTCGGGTTCGACAAGACCCTCTACCGGCGACGCAACGTCGTCGAACGCGGCTTCTGCCAGCTCAAACACTGGCGCGGCCTGGCCAGTCGCTACGACAAGCACGCCCGCAACTACCTTGGTGCACTCCACCTCGCCGCGCTACTCACCTGGCTCCCATGA
- a CDS encoding nitroreductase family deazaflavin-dependent oxidoreductase, protein MAKTYRTTLPRRLGNALFGPALKAGLVPPYALLTVRGRTSGRPRSTPVRVMEHDGRRYLVAPYGAVDWVLNARAAGEVSLRRGRWHGAYSLVECGPDEAGAVLKAYARAEPVTRPYFDARPADPPAAFAAEAGRHPVFRLVPA, encoded by the coding sequence ATGGCGAAGACGTATCGGACGACGCTGCCCCGCCGGCTCGGCAACGCACTGTTCGGGCCGGCGCTGAAAGCCGGGCTGGTGCCGCCGTACGCCCTGCTCACCGTGCGCGGGCGCACGTCGGGACGGCCGCGCAGCACGCCGGTGCGCGTCATGGAGCACGACGGACGGCGCTACCTCGTCGCGCCGTACGGTGCGGTCGACTGGGTGCTCAACGCCCGCGCGGCCGGCGAGGTGTCGCTGCGCCGCGGCCGCTGGCACGGCGCGTACTCGCTGGTCGAGTGCGGGCCCGACGAGGCCGGCGCGGTGCTGAAGGCGTACGCGCGGGCAGAGCCGGTCACCCGTCCGTACTTCGACGCCCGCCCGGCCGACCCGCCGGCAGCGTTCGCCGCCGAGGCCGGCCGGCACCCCGTCTTCCGGCTCGTTCCCGCCTAG
- a CDS encoding alpha/beta fold hydrolase: METHEYPWRGRRVHWSRRGSGPPLVLCHGTPWSSALWEPYADALSSQYTVHLWDMPGYGRSSKDDGHDVSLAVQGELLADLLRLWGGPPPHLVTHDIGGAAGLRAHLLHGAPVASLALIDVVALAPWGSPFYRLVGSHPSVFEALPAAMHEALLRAYVAGAAAGALTESQSSMLTTPWLGAEGQRAFYRQIAAADQAHTDEIEPLYPTIAVPTLVAWGTADTWIPVDRAHRLAGLVPGARLELIEGAGHLVQLDAPVALTALLQRWLGSVPPR; the protein is encoded by the coding sequence ATGGAGACGCATGAGTACCCCTGGCGGGGCCGCCGGGTCCACTGGAGCCGGCGCGGTTCGGGTCCCCCGCTCGTCCTCTGCCACGGCACGCCGTGGTCGTCGGCGCTCTGGGAGCCGTACGCCGACGCGCTGAGCAGCCAGTACACGGTTCATCTGTGGGACATGCCCGGGTACGGGCGCTCGTCGAAGGACGACGGTCACGACGTCTCGCTGGCGGTCCAGGGCGAGCTGCTGGCCGACCTGCTGCGGCTCTGGGGCGGCCCGCCGCCGCACCTGGTGACGCACGACATCGGCGGCGCGGCCGGCCTGCGGGCGCACCTGCTGCACGGCGCGCCCGTCGCGTCGCTCGCCCTGATCGACGTCGTCGCGCTGGCGCCGTGGGGGTCGCCGTTCTACCGGCTGGTCGGTTCGCATCCGTCCGTCTTCGAGGCGCTGCCGGCGGCGATGCACGAGGCGCTGCTGCGCGCGTACGTCGCGGGCGCGGCGGCCGGAGCTCTGACGGAGTCCCAGTCGTCGATGCTCACGACGCCGTGGCTGGGCGCCGAGGGGCAGCGGGCGTTCTACCGGCAGATCGCGGCCGCCGACCAGGCGCACACCGACGAGATCGAGCCGCTGTACCCGACGATCGCCGTGCCGACGCTGGTCGCGTGGGGCACCGCCGACACCTGGATCCCCGTCGACCGCGCGCACCGGCTGGCCGGCCTCGTCCCCGGCGCCCGGCTGGAGCTGATCGAGGGCGCCGGGCACCTCGTCCAGCTCGACGCGCCGGTCGCGCTGACCGCGCTGCTGCAGCGTTGGCTCGGCTCCGTTCCGCCGCGATGA
- the thiD gene encoding bifunctional hydroxymethylpyrimidine kinase/phosphomethylpyrimidine kinase, with the protein MTPTILTVAGSDPSGGAGIQADLKTFSALGAYGGAVLTALTAQNTRGVTGVLPVPASFVTEQLDALFADLDVAAVKVGMLGGADVVEAVADAARRHGIRHLVVDPVMVATSGDRLVDDATVEAIRDRLLPLACVVTPNLPEAAALLGLPAVAPEEAADAAAELHAKGPAALVKGGHAAGPDAVDVLADDDGLLELRERRVETANTHGTGCTLSSAIAAGLGHGRPLRDAVRDAKTYLTEALRAADQLHVGTGHGPVHHFHAWWTPEGTPA; encoded by the coding sequence ATGACACCCACGATCCTCACCGTGGCTGGATCCGACCCGTCCGGCGGTGCGGGCATCCAGGCCGACCTCAAGACGTTCTCGGCGCTCGGGGCGTACGGCGGGGCCGTCCTCACGGCGCTGACGGCGCAGAACACCCGCGGCGTCACCGGCGTGCTCCCGGTGCCGGCGAGCTTCGTCACCGAGCAACTGGACGCGCTCTTCGCCGACCTCGACGTCGCCGCGGTGAAGGTCGGCATGCTGGGCGGCGCCGACGTCGTCGAGGCGGTGGCCGACGCGGCCCGCCGCCACGGCATCCGGCACCTCGTCGTCGACCCGGTGATGGTCGCGACGTCGGGCGACCGGCTGGTCGACGACGCGACGGTCGAGGCCATCCGCGACCGCCTGCTGCCGCTGGCCTGCGTCGTCACGCCGAACCTGCCCGAGGCCGCGGCGCTGCTCGGGCTACCCGCCGTCGCGCCCGAGGAGGCGGCCGACGCGGCCGCCGAGCTGCACGCGAAGGGGCCGGCGGCGCTGGTCAAGGGCGGGCACGCGGCCGGACCGGACGCCGTCGACGTGCTGGCCGACGACGACGGCCTGCTGGAGCTGCGCGAGCGCCGGGTCGAGACGGCCAACACGCACGGCACCGGCTGCACGCTGTCGTCGGCGATCGCCGCCGGCCTGGGGCACGGGCGGCCGCTGCGTGACGCCGTCCGCGACGCGAAGACCTACCTCACCGAGGCGCTGCGCGCCGCCGACCAACTGCACGTCGGCACCGGTCACGGACCGGTGCACCACTTCCACGCCTGGTGGACTCCGGAAGGGACCCCCGCATGA